The Stigmatella erecta genome segment GGAGCCGGGCGTGGATCCGAAGGAGGAGCTGCGGGTGCTGGAGGCGCTCTGGCTCGAGCGCCTCCGGCCCTATGGGGAGGCGGGCTACAACGCCTCTCCCGGCTGAGGCGGAGCGCTTACCGCTTGGCGCGCTCGTACTGCTGGGGCCACTTCACGTCGGCGCCCAGCTCCTTGGCGGCGTGCAGGGGCCAGTACGGGTCGCGCAGCAGCTGGCGCGCGAGGATGACGAGGTCCGCCTGGCCGGAGCGCAGGATGTGCTCGGCCTGGTACGAGGAGTGGATGAGCCCCACGGCGCCGGTGGCGATGCCGGCCTCGCGGCGGACGCGCTCGGCCAGCGAGGTTTGATACCCCGGGCCCACGGGAATCTTCGCGTGGCCCACCACGCCGCCGGACGAGCAGTCCATCAGGTCCACGCCGTCCTCCTTGAGCAGCCGCGACAGGGCCACGGAGTCCTCCACCGTCCAGCCGCCCTCCACCCAGTCCGTGGCGGAGATGCGGACGATGAGGGGCAGCTCCTCGGGCCACTTGGCCCGCACCGCGCGCACGGCCTCCCGGACGATGCGGATGCGGTTCTCGAAGCTGCCGCCGTACTCGTCGGTGCGCTTGTTGGCCAGCGGCGAGAGGAACTCGTGGAACAGGTAGCCGTGCGCCGCGTGCACCTCCAGCAGGCGGAAGCCCGCCGTGTGCGCGCGCACCGCCGTGTCCGCGAAGGCGCGGATCACCTTCTGGATGCCCGCCTTGTCGAGCGCCTCGGGCACCGGATAGGTGGGGGAGAAAGCCTCCGTGGTGGGGCCCACGGGCGTCCAGCCCCCAGCCTCGGGGCGCACCGCGCCGTCGCCGTTCCAGGGCGCCGCGGTGGAGGCCTTGCGGCCCGCGTGCGCGATCTGGATGCCGGGCACCGAGCCCTGCTCGGAGATGAAGCGCGTGAGGCGCGCGAGCGGCGCGATGTGCTCGTCCTTCCACAGGCCCAGGTCCTGCGGCGAGATGCGGCCCTCGGGCACGACGGCGGTGGCCTCCACGATGATCAGCCCCGCGCCGCCCACGGCCCGGCTGCCGAGGTGCACGAACTGCCAGTCATTGGAGAAGCCGTCCTCGTACGAGTACTGGCACATGGGGGAGACGGCGATGCGGTTGCGCAAGGTGACGCCGCGCAGGGACAGGGGCGAGAAGAGGAGGCTGCTCATGGGCATCCAATAAACGCATCGCGCCAGAGATGCACGGATTCTCGCATCCCGGGCCCGGTCACGAGGGGGAGGAGAGCTTCATCAGGACCAAGCCCGTCACGATCAGGCAGGCCGCCACGGCCCGCATCACCGTCAGGTGCTCTCCCAGGAGCGCCACGCCGACGATGAACGAGCCCACCGCTCCGATGCCAGTCCAGATGGTATAGGCGGTGCCGAGCGGCAGGCTGCGCATCGCGAGCGATAGCAGGCCGAAGCTTCCGGCCATGACGCCGAGGGTGATGACCGAGGGCCACAAGCGGGTGAACCCCTGCGACTGTTTCATCGCATAGGCCCAGACGACTTCGAGAACGCCCGCGACGAGGAGATAAAGCCAAGCCATATCCATCCCTCCCAGCATGACGCCGGGCCGTCCCGGACTTAGACCCAAAGAGGGGGAGGACGTGGCCTCGCGGACCGCAATGTATTGAGCAGGCCGTGGCATGGCAAGGCGGCCTTGCCGCGAGGCCCTCAACCCGTGGGGCAGGGCGGCGATGGCCTA includes the following:
- a CDS encoding NADH:flavin oxidoreductase/NADH oxidase, coding for MSSLLFSPLSLRGVTLRNRIAVSPMCQYSYEDGFSNDWQFVHLGSRAVGGAGLIIVEATAVVPEGRISPQDLGLWKDEHIAPLARLTRFISEQGSVPGIQIAHAGRKASTAAPWNGDGAVRPEAGGWTPVGPTTEAFSPTYPVPEALDKAGIQKVIRAFADTAVRAHTAGFRLLEVHAAHGYLFHEFLSPLANKRTDEYGGSFENRIRIVREAVRAVRAKWPEELPLIVRISATDWVEGGWTVEDSVALSRLLKEDGVDLMDCSSGGVVGHAKIPVGPGYQTSLAERVRREAGIATGAVGLIHSSYQAEHILRSGQADLVILARQLLRDPYWPLHAAKELGADVKWPQQYERAKR
- a CDS encoding DMT family transporter, producing MAWLYLLVAGVLEVVWAYAMKQSQGFTRLWPSVITLGVMAGSFGLLSLAMRSLPLGTAYTIWTGIGAVGSFIVGVALLGEHLTVMRAVAACLIVTGLVLMKLSSPS